From the genome of Gracilinanus agilis isolate LMUSP501 chromosome 2, AgileGrace, whole genome shotgun sequence, one region includes:
- the TNFRSF6B gene encoding tumor necrosis factor receptor superfamily member 6B, producing MKSKKIAVFQVRENELIVLLQKVKLDEGAGFGERQIGFVVEHSNGQAEETVKDLDGGRAGPPSSPQPGLGEEGRGGKQGHSRGELGPRQRPKSEPWLPCHSFQGCSGQSRRSGGCDPARSSATVVLSPTRFNARGRRAGRRLRVRLPPYKTLLGPSRNSKYDEHTGVRVQSPGSREESLESSFHALMIQGPFLLPEFDQPSQPRAMNFIAPQNTAVSSLRTVNTLLLLAVIRGAAGNFPTYSWRDAETQEWLLCQQCPPGTFVEHHCSHRSPTICQPCPSLHYTQYWNYLEKCRYCNVFCGEHEEEAQACNATHNRACRCQLGYYAHADFCIEHSACPPGSGVVMLGTPNQNTQCQPCPKGTFSSNSSSTERCQPHRNCTALDMFLNVPGTSFHDALCTRCAGFPSSTPEPDDKECEQAVIDFVAFQNISLKKLMRLQQVLESTGSWQREWPEPESRAAVQKKLLLRLTELSEGQGSPALLPWLLSIFQKAKLTTLERNIRKRFSFDLND from the exons atgaaaagtaaaaaGATAGCTGTATTTCAAGTTCGGGAGAATGAGCTAATAGTGTTGCTACAAAAAGTGAAACTGGATGAAGGAGCAGGTTTTGGGGAAAGACAAATTGGTTTCGTTGTGGAACATTCAAATGGACAGGCAGAGGAAACTGTTAA AGACCTAGATGGAGGGAGGGCGGGACCTCCGAGCTCCCCCCAGCCAGGcttaggggaagagggaaggggcgGGAAGCAGGGCCACTCTAGAGGAGAGCTGGGACCCCGCCAAAGACCGAAGTCGGAGCCCTGGCTTCCCTGCCATTCGTTCCAGGGCTGCTCGGGGCAGAGCCGGCGGAGTGGCGGTTGTGATCCGGCCCGATCCTCCGCCACCGTGGTCCTCAGTCCAACTCGCTTCAACGCGAGAGGCCGCCGGGCTGGGCGACGTCTCCGTGTCCGTCTCCCTCCTTATAAAACGTTGTTAGGACCCAGCCGTAATTCCAAATATGACGAGCACACTGGAGT GAGGGTCCAGAGCCCTGGTTCAAGAGAGGAAAGTCTTGAATCCTCCTTCCATGCCCTGATGATTCAAGGGCCCTTTCTTCTTCCAGAGTTTGATCAGCCATCCCAACCAAGAGCTATGAACTTCATAGCCCCCCAGAACACTGCTGTGTCGTCTTTG AGGACAGTCAATACCCTTCTGCTGTTGGCTGTGATACGAGGGGCTGCAGGCAACTTCCCCACCTATTCTTGGCGAGATGCAGAGACCCAGGAGTGGCTGCTGTGTCAGCAGTGCCCACCTGGCACCTTTGTGGAGCATCACTGCAGCCACAGGAGCCCCACGATCTGCCAGCCGTGCCCGTCACTGCACTACACACAGTACTGGAACTACCTGGAGAAATGCCGATACTGCAATGTGTTCTGTGGGGAGCACGAGGAGGAGGCTCAGGCCTGCAACGCCACTCACAACAGAGCCTGCCGCTGCCAGTTGGGCTACTATGCCCATGCTGACTTCTGCATTGAGCACTCGGCCTGCCCCCCGGGCTCTGGTGTGGTCATGCTGG GGACCCCAAACCAGAACACACAGTGCCAGCCATGCCCCAAAGGCACTTTTTCAAGCAACAGCTCCAGCACAGAGAGGTGCCAGCCACATCGAAACTGCACTGCCCTTGATATGTTTCTTAATGTACCCGGGACTTCATTCCATGATGCCTTATGCACACGATGTGCTGGTTTCCCAAGCAGCACTCCTGAGCCAG ATGACAAGGAATGTGAACAGGCAGTGATCGACTTTGTGGCCTTCCAGAATATTTCACTAAAGAAACTGATGAGGTTGCAGCAGGTCCTAGAGAGCACTGGTAGTTGGCAGAGGGAATGGCCAGAGCCAGAGAGCCGGGCAGCTGTGCAGAAGAAGCTACTGCTCAGGTTAACTGAACTCAGTGAGGGCCAGGGATCTCCAGCCCTTCTCCCCTGGTTGCTATCGATTTTTCAAAAAGCCAAGCTAACCACCTTGGAGAGGAATATCCGGAAGCGCTTCTCCTTTGACCTGAACGACTAG